In a genomic window of Gossypium arboreum isolate Shixiya-1 chromosome 9, ASM2569848v2, whole genome shotgun sequence:
- the LOC108451749 gene encoding uncharacterized protein LOC108451749: MELNEEFSAILQNKLPTKLEDSGSFTIIFFNGSLNVEKVLTDLGTNMNLIPYKMFKEQGLREPKPTRISIQIADRSIKYLRGIIEDVLFKVDKVIFTVDFIILDMDEDIEVPMILGRPFLATARTIIDVGSGELVLRVGDEEVTLQARDVRFSSEWDNNHYSVDVSNHTAQHALQEITLEDVLELYLVQGDRNQGTSEERTVQLDELDE; the protein is encoded by the coding sequence ATGGAGCTCAATGAGGAGTTTTCGGCCATTCTCCAAAACAAGCTACCCACCAAGCTTGAAGattcagggagttttactattattttttttaatggtAGCTTAAATGTAGAAAAAGTTTTGACTGATTTGGGTACTAATATGAATCTAataccctataaaatgtttaaagaaCAAGGTCTTAGGGAGCCAAAACCCACTAGGATTAGTATTCAAATAGCTGACAGGTCAATTAAGTATCTTAGGGGTATTATTGAGGATGTACTTTTTAAAGTCGATAAAGTCATATTCACTGTTGATTTCATTATattggacatggatgaggatattgAGGTACCTATGATCTTAGGTCGAccctttttagccactgctagaactattattgatgtggGTAGTGGTGAACTTGTGCTGAGGGTAGGTGATGAAGAGGTTACTCTTCAAGCACGTGATGTAAGATTTTCTAGTGAGTGGGATAATAATCATTATTCTGTTGATGTTAGTAATCATACAGCTCAACATGCTTTGCAAGAAATCACTCTTGAAGACGTGTTAGAATTATATCTTGTTCAAGGTGATAGAAATCAAGGGACAAGTGAAGAGAGAACGGTCCAACTTGATGAATTAGATGAGTGA
- the LOC128280864 gene encoding MYB-like transcription factor EOBII, which yields MDKKPCKSQDVEVRKGPWTMEEDLILINYIATHGEGVWNNLAKAAGLKRTGKSCRLRWLNYLRPDVRRGNITPEEQLLIMELHAKWGNRWSKIAKHLPGRTDNEIKNYWRTRIQKHINKQAEMFSFNISTPELLDHQASTSQLPCNGSTSFMETYSPMSSFNHCNLEPFPGQQQEVQQQQQQQPQQQHIVDQPNNESYWSMEDFWSMQLLNGD from the exons atggataaaaaaCCATGCAAATCCCAAGATGTTGAAGTGAGAAAAGGGCCATGGACAATGGAAGAAGATTTGATTCTCATCAACTATATTGCTACTCATGGTGAAGGTGTTTGGAATAATCTTGCTAAAGCTGCtg GGTTGAAACGTACCGGAAAAAGTTGCCGGCTCCGTTGGCTGAATTATCTTCGTCCGGACGTTCGTCGAGGCAATATCACTCCCGAAGAACAACTCTTGATCATGGAACTGCATGCTAAGTGGGGGAATAG GTGGTCAAAAATAGCAAAGCATCTGCCTGGGAGGACAGATAATGAAATAAAGAACTATTGGAGGACTAGAATCCAGAAACACATCAACAAACAAGCAGAAATGTTTTCTTTTAATATCAGTACCCCAGAATTACTTGATCACCAAGCAAGCACAAGCCAATTGCCTTGCAATGGCTCTACAAGTTTCATGGAAACATACTCTCCAATGTCATCATTTAACCACTGCAACTTGGAGCCATTTCCCGGACAACAACAAGAAGTGCAACAACAACAACAGCAGCAGCCACAACAACAACACATAGTCGATCAACCGAATAATGAAAGCTATTGGAGCATGGAGGATTTCTGGTCCATGCAGTTGCTTAATGGAGACTAA